A DNA window from Acetilactobacillus jinshanensis contains the following coding sequences:
- a CDS encoding metal-dependent hydrolase family protein, with translation MSKTLFTNLNLFDGVHNKISRNLWMLVNNNTGKIEDFGSDNEPFADKTVNLHGKYIMPGIVNVHTHVSIDPRTPDGDGNADIVTSTVRAVKHLHQLLKSGVTYVRGCGCNHEMLDITLNKLQREGRLTKVPRMVPCGKPMTMTGGHGILFGGGDEVDSPDEMRKAVRTNFANGAKCTKVMATGGVMSVNDNMTQPQLKVPEMKVAVEETHSKGFVVAAHAEANPGIMNAIKAGVDSIEHCFYLTSQEIQMMLNKKIYLTPTLIALWTIIVHGDELPKWELNKALDCMHHGFDSIHRAYKAGIPLTFGTDSGCPYDGFTNSAIEFQLMVDKIGMTNFDALETSRNSAKLLKLKDYGTLQKGKYADFLVLNHDPLQNVKAVQQADKAVYQHGKREY, from the coding sequence ATGTCTAAAACGTTGTTTACTAACCTCAACCTGTTCGATGGGGTTCATAATAAAATCAGTCGTAATCTCTGGATGCTAGTCAATAATAACACTGGTAAGATTGAAGACTTTGGCAGCGATAACGAGCCATTCGCTGATAAAACCGTTAATCTACACGGTAAATACATAATGCCAGGAATTGTTAACGTTCATACCCACGTTTCGATCGACCCAAGAACCCCCGATGGTGACGGTAACGCAGACATCGTTACTTCGACCGTCCGGGCCGTTAAGCACCTGCATCAATTACTTAAGTCCGGTGTCACCTATGTCCGTGGTTGTGGTTGCAACCACGAAATGCTAGACATCACGTTAAACAAATTACAGCGTGAAGGTCGATTAACTAAAGTTCCACGCATGGTTCCCTGTGGTAAGCCGATGACGATGACCGGTGGCCACGGCATCTTATTCGGTGGCGGTGACGAAGTTGATTCGCCTGACGAAATGCGCAAGGCCGTTCGAACTAACTTCGCCAACGGTGCTAAGTGTACCAAAGTCATGGCGACCGGTGGTGTCATGTCAGTTAATGATAATATGACCCAACCCCAGTTAAAGGTCCCTGAAATGAAGGTCGCCGTCGAAGAAACCCATAGTAAGGGCTTCGTCGTAGCGGCTCATGCTGAAGCTAATCCTGGAATTATGAACGCCATTAAAGCCGGTGTTGATTCCATTGAACATTGCTTCTACTTAACCAGCCAAGAAATTCAGATGATGCTAAATAAGAAGATCTACTTAACACCAACCTTAATTGCCCTATGGACCATCATCGTTCACGGTGATGAATTACCAAAGTGGGAATTAAATAAAGCCCTTGACTGCATGCACCATGGTTTTGATAGTATTCACCGTGCTTACAAAGCCGGCATCCCGTTAACGTTTGGTACCGATTCGGGCTGCCCTTACGATGGCTTCACCAACAGTGCCATTGAATTTCAGTTAATGGTCGATAAAATCGGTATGACCAATTTTGACGCTTTAGAAACCTCCCGTAACTCAGCTAAATTACTGAAGTTAAAGGATTACGGTACCCTTCAGAAAGGTAAATATGCCGATTTCTTAGTTCTTAATCACGATCCATTACAGAACGTTAAGGCTGTTCAGCAAGCTGACAAAGCTGTTTATCAGCATGGTAAACGTGAATATTAA
- a CDS encoding aminotransferase class I/II-fold pyridoxal phosphate-dependent enzyme → MPELAKSLSGIRNHSLEALKPSGIRMFNNRISGIPGLLKMTLGEPDFNTPEHVKMAGIKAIVNNDSHYSAQPGTPALRKGIAHYLKVSQGLNYDWHKEIVATTGATEAIFATLTALLNPGDEVVIPTPSYALYFPITKLLGAKVIPVDVSDNDFHLTAQKLESVIKQEKGKVKALILNYPGNPTGAEYPEDILKSLAKVIKSEGIFCITDEIYCELIYGAKHYSMAKYAPNNTILMNGVSKSHAMTGWRIGYAAGPASIMKMIAQVHGYMVTSLSNPAQAAAAEALLHGLTDPASFRKVYKKRRDYIVKALNDMGLKTLMPNGAFYAFAQIPKSYGKDDEQFALDLAHKAKVGVIPGHVFGPGGEGHIRLSYATSMPNIKEAMRRISKFLKTLK, encoded by the coding sequence ATGCCCGAATTAGCTAAATCATTAAGTGGCATTCGAAACCACAGTTTAGAGGCATTAAAGCCGAGTGGAATTCGGATGTTTAACAACCGGATTTCCGGAATCCCTGGTTTACTTAAGATGACGTTAGGGGAACCTGATTTTAACACCCCTGAACACGTTAAGATGGCTGGGATTAAAGCAATCGTTAATAACGATTCGCATTATTCCGCACAACCTGGGACTCCAGCACTACGTAAAGGAATCGCTCATTATTTAAAGGTCAGTCAAGGTTTAAACTATGATTGGCATAAAGAAATCGTTGCCACGACCGGTGCTACTGAAGCAATCTTTGCAACTTTAACCGCACTCTTAAATCCTGGTGACGAAGTCGTTATTCCAACCCCTAGTTATGCTTTATACTTCCCAATCACTAAGTTATTGGGAGCTAAAGTGATTCCAGTTGACGTATCTGATAATGATTTCCATCTAACCGCCCAGAAGTTAGAATCCGTTATTAAGCAGGAAAAGGGTAAGGTTAAAGCCTTAATCTTGAATTATCCTGGTAACCCAACCGGTGCCGAATATCCTGAAGACATTTTAAAGTCCTTAGCTAAGGTCATTAAGTCCGAAGGTATCTTCTGTATCACCGATGAAATCTACTGTGAATTGATTTACGGTGCCAAGCACTATTCAATGGCTAAGTACGCTCCAAATAACACCATCTTGATGAACGGGGTCTCTAAGTCCCACGCCATGACCGGTTGGCGAATTGGTTACGCCGCTGGTCCCGCTAGCATCATGAAGATGATCGCTCAGGTTCATGGTTACATGGTAACTTCGTTATCTAATCCTGCTCAGGCAGCCGCTGCTGAAGCATTACTTCATGGCTTAACGGATCCGGCATCATTCCGAAAAGTTTATAAGAAACGTCGTGATTACATTGTTAAAGCCTTAAACGATATGGGCTTGAAGACTTTGATGCCAAACGGTGCTTTCTACGCCTTTGCTCAGATTCCGAAGTCATACGGCAAAGATGATGAACAGTTCGCTTTAGACTTAGCCCATAAGGCTAAAGTGGGTGTCATCCCTGGTCACGTCTTTGGCCCCGGTGGTGAAGGCCACATCCGCTTATCCTACGCAACTTCAATGCCTAACATTAAAGAAGCAATGCGTCGGATCAGCAAATTCTTAAAGACCTTAAAGTAG